In a single window of the Nocardioides sp. L-11A genome:
- a CDS encoding thiamine pyrophosphate-dependent enzyme has translation MSTRTDLQPAAPWVQVATTEADWDAADPVLLRRMLDQMVLIRVFEEYVLDLAAAGLVHGPAHSSIGQEAGAVGSALALRSSDTVNGSHRGHHQFLAKAINHVDPDLDLRAPVGDELRDVLLRTLAEICGLARGFSGGRGGSMHLQWLPAGATGTNAIVGGGVPVAAGYAWAHRAAATDDVSVTYFGDGAVNIGSTLETMNLAGAWRLPLCFFIENNQYAVSTHVSEATAEPRLSARGPAFNLASWKVDGMDPLAVYLTTQDAVAHMRAGAGATVVEADVYRYFHQNGGFPGSAFGYRSKEEEASWRARDPIAQVAGHLVRRGVLTPEQVEAGTAAAQALVAELGDVLVEPVPDGKPGQRRIRPAEWPDPAFADVGVRGDLTEFDDARFEEVDTFTGALEERKFISAVAQVMHRRMETDAGVVVLGEDVHRLNGGTNGATRGLREDFADRVLGTPISENAFAGLGGGIALDGRFTPVVEFMYADFMWVAADQLFNQIGKARHMFGGRSPVPFVLRSKIAMGTGYGSQHSMDPAGVFVTNPGWRVVAPSTPFDYVGLMNAALRCQDPVVVLEHVDLYGSSGPAPVDDYDYCLPVGKAAVRRRGEKLTILTYLQMTGFVLEAVAQTGVDAEVIDLRWLDRASLDWETIGRSIEKTNNVLIAEQGARGTSYGGWLADEIQRRFFDHLDAPVERVTGREASPSISKVLERAAIAQAAEVVAALDALGFTSGPGVASDG, from the coding sequence CGACTGGGACGCGGCCGACCCGGTGCTGCTGCGCCGGATGCTCGACCAGATGGTGCTGATCCGGGTCTTCGAGGAGTACGTCCTCGACCTCGCCGCGGCCGGTCTCGTCCACGGGCCCGCGCACTCCAGCATCGGCCAGGAGGCGGGCGCCGTGGGCAGCGCGTTGGCGCTGCGCAGCAGCGACACGGTCAACGGCTCGCACCGCGGTCACCACCAGTTCCTCGCGAAGGCGATCAACCACGTCGACCCCGACCTCGACCTGCGTGCGCCGGTGGGCGACGAGCTGCGCGACGTCCTGCTCCGCACGCTCGCCGAGATCTGCGGCCTGGCCCGCGGCTTCAGCGGCGGTCGGGGCGGCTCGATGCACCTCCAGTGGCTGCCCGCCGGCGCCACCGGCACGAACGCGATCGTGGGCGGCGGCGTACCGGTCGCCGCGGGCTACGCCTGGGCGCACCGGGCCGCGGCCACCGACGACGTCTCGGTCACCTACTTCGGCGACGGCGCGGTCAACATCGGCTCGACCCTGGAGACGATGAACCTGGCCGGAGCCTGGCGGCTGCCGTTGTGCTTCTTCATCGAGAACAACCAGTACGCCGTGTCCACCCACGTCAGCGAGGCCACCGCCGAGCCGCGGCTCTCGGCGCGCGGTCCGGCGTTCAACCTCGCCAGCTGGAAGGTCGACGGCATGGACCCGCTCGCGGTCTACCTGACGACCCAGGACGCCGTCGCCCACATGCGCGCGGGCGCCGGTGCGACGGTCGTGGAGGCCGACGTCTACCGCTACTTCCACCAGAACGGCGGCTTCCCCGGCAGCGCCTTCGGCTACCGGAGCAAGGAGGAGGAGGCGAGCTGGCGGGCCCGCGACCCGATCGCGCAGGTCGCGGGGCACCTGGTCCGCCGGGGCGTCCTGACCCCCGAGCAGGTGGAGGCCGGTACGGCGGCCGCGCAGGCGCTGGTCGCCGAGCTCGGCGACGTGCTGGTCGAGCCGGTGCCGGACGGCAAGCCCGGGCAGCGCCGGATCCGGCCGGCGGAGTGGCCCGACCCGGCGTTCGCCGACGTGGGCGTCCGCGGCGACCTCACGGAGTTCGACGACGCGCGCTTCGAGGAGGTCGACACCTTCACCGGCGCCCTGGAGGAGCGGAAGTTCATCAGCGCGGTGGCGCAGGTGATGCACCGCCGAATGGAGACCGACGCGGGCGTCGTCGTCCTGGGCGAGGACGTGCACCGGCTCAACGGCGGCACGAACGGCGCGACCCGCGGGCTGCGGGAGGACTTCGCCGACCGGGTGCTCGGCACCCCGATCAGCGAGAACGCCTTCGCGGGCCTCGGCGGCGGCATCGCGCTCGACGGCAGGTTCACCCCCGTCGTCGAGTTCATGTACGCCGACTTCATGTGGGTCGCGGCCGACCAGCTCTTCAACCAGATCGGCAAGGCGCGCCACATGTTCGGCGGGCGCTCGCCGGTGCCCTTCGTGCTGCGGAGCAAGATCGCCATGGGCACCGGCTACGGCTCGCAGCACTCGATGGACCCGGCCGGCGTCTTCGTGACCAACCCCGGCTGGCGGGTCGTGGCGCCGTCCACCCCCTTCGACTACGTCGGGCTGATGAACGCCGCGCTGCGCTGCCAGGACCCGGTCGTCGTCCTCGAGCACGTCGACCTCTACGGCAGCTCCGGGCCGGCACCCGTCGACGACTACGACTACTGCCTGCCGGTCGGCAAGGCGGCGGTGCGCCGCCGTGGCGAGAAGCTGACCATCCTCACCTACCTGCAGATGACCGGCTTCGTCCTGGAGGCCGTCGCGCAGACCGGCGTCGATGCGGAGGTGATCGACCTGCGCTGGCTCGACCGCGCCAGCCTCGACTGGGAGACCATCGGGCGCAGCATCGAGAAGACCAACAACGTGCTCATCGCCGAGCAGGGCGCCCGCGGGACGTCGTACGGCGGGTGGCTGGCCGACGAGATCCAGCGCCGCTTCTTCGACCATCTCGACGCGCCCGTCGAGCGGGTGACCGGCCGCGAGGCCTCGCCCAGCATCAGCAAGGTCCTCGAACGGGCAGCGATCGCGCAGGCGGCCGAGGTCGTGGCCGCGCTCGACGCGCTCGGTTTCACGTCCGGTCCCGGGGTGGCGAGCGATGGCTGA
- a CDS encoding dihydrolipoamide acetyltransferase family protein, with translation MAELLRMPEVLANSTEAVLAGWLVEPGVAFVAGDPIATVETEKAIVDVEADRDGCLLDLLVAPGTSVRVGTPIAVVGVPGESLPDPTTLGLTPEQSAPEQPAPEQSVREPVPEGRRVFASPLARRLAAEHGLRLEELSGSGPRGRIRRRDVDAALARGRSEPAEPAAPSRPTDPAAYHDEPHTPLRRAISRRLSASKQEVPHFYLRASCRVARLTALRADLNRYAEPRVSLNDLLVKAVARTHTLVPDLNVMWTEEALRRFASVDVAVAIASGRGLVTPVLRGVEARSVAEIGALVRDLRERADAGTLRQHELEGGSVSVSNLGGYGTEEFAAIINPPQAAILAIGAVRDEVIAEDGAPQVAPVLRVTLSVDHRAADGAAAARWLAAFVAVVEDPIQLLT, from the coding sequence ATGGCTGAGCTGCTGCGGATGCCGGAGGTCCTCGCGAACTCCACCGAGGCGGTCCTGGCCGGCTGGCTGGTCGAGCCCGGCGTCGCGTTCGTCGCCGGGGACCCGATCGCCACCGTCGAGACGGAGAAGGCGATCGTCGACGTGGAGGCCGACCGCGACGGCTGCCTGCTCGACCTGCTCGTCGCGCCCGGCACGAGTGTCCGGGTCGGTACGCCGATCGCGGTGGTCGGCGTACCCGGCGAGAGCCTGCCCGACCCGACCACGCTCGGGCTCACGCCCGAGCAGTCGGCGCCCGAGCAGCCGGCGCCCGAGCAGTCGGTGCGCGAGCCGGTGCCCGAGGGACGGCGGGTGTTCGCCAGTCCGCTGGCGCGGCGGCTGGCGGCCGAGCACGGACTGCGGCTCGAGGAGCTCTCCGGCTCGGGTCCGCGTGGCCGGATCCGTCGACGCGACGTCGACGCCGCCCTGGCCCGCGGTCGCTCCGAGCCGGCCGAGCCCGCGGCACCGTCTCGGCCGACGGACCCGGCCGCGTACCACGACGAGCCGCACACCCCGCTGCGTCGGGCGATCAGCCGTCGATTGAGCGCGAGCAAGCAGGAGGTGCCGCACTTCTACCTGCGCGCCTCGTGCCGGGTGGCCCGGCTGACGGCGCTGCGCGCCGACCTCAACCGGTACGCCGAGCCCCGGGTCTCGCTCAACGACCTCCTCGTCAAGGCCGTCGCTCGCACCCACACCCTGGTCCCCGACCTCAACGTGATGTGGACCGAGGAGGCGCTGCGCCGCTTCGCCTCGGTCGACGTCGCCGTCGCGATCGCCTCCGGCCGGGGGCTGGTGACGCCGGTCCTGCGCGGCGTCGAGGCCCGGTCGGTCGCGGAGATCGGGGCGCTGGTGCGCGACCTGCGCGAGCGGGCCGACGCGGGCACCCTGCGCCAGCACGAGCTCGAGGGCGGATCGGTGAGCGTGTCCAACCTCGGTGGCTACGGCACCGAGGAGTTCGCCGCCATCATCAACCCGCCCCAGGCCGCGATCCTCGCGATCGGCGCCGTCCGCGACGAGGTGATCGCCGAGGACGGCGCGCCGCAGGTCGCGCCGGTGCTGCGGGTGACCCTCTCCGTCGATCACCGCGCGGCCGACGGCGCCGCGGCCGCACGCTGGCTCGCGGCCTTCGTCGCGGTGGTCGAAGACCCGATCCAGCTCCTCACCTGA
- a CDS encoding nuclear transport factor 2 family protein produces the protein MVDTAAFEALIRRVDTLEAEASIVKVLFRLGMTLDYGEHDAWLDCFVPDASFQMVEVSETDRVVRVQHTSRDALAAFIPGHSHAPEHFHKHLVGDPVVEVDGDTATSTSYLTRIDKGADGPFLWSFGRYLDTFQRCDDGRWRVRSRIIEVESRAAPVKASDIGSK, from the coding sequence ATGGTCGACACCGCCGCCTTCGAGGCGCTCATCCGCCGCGTGGACACCCTCGAGGCCGAGGCCAGCATCGTCAAGGTGCTCTTCCGGCTCGGGATGACGCTCGACTACGGCGAGCACGACGCCTGGCTCGACTGCTTCGTGCCGGACGCCAGCTTCCAGATGGTCGAGGTCAGCGAGACCGACCGCGTGGTCCGGGTCCAGCACACCAGCAGGGACGCGCTGGCCGCCTTCATCCCGGGGCACTCGCACGCCCCGGAGCACTTCCACAAGCACCTCGTCGGCGACCCGGTGGTGGAGGTGGACGGCGACACGGCCACCAGCACGTCGTACCTGACCCGGATCGACAAGGGTGCGGACGGCCCGTTCCTGTGGTCCTTCGGGCGCTACCTCGACACCTTCCAGCGGTGCGACGACGGCCGCTGGCGGGTCCGCAGCCGGATCATCGAGGTCGAGTCCCGGGCCGCGCCGGTCAAGGCGTCCGACATCGGTTCCAAGTAG
- a CDS encoding LacI family DNA-binding transcriptional regulator, with product MSATLRDVAAAAGVHAATASRALNPETLGMVNPATAKRVREAAERLGYVPNPIARSLKTNRTLSLGAVVPDITNPLFAPIIRGIEDVAVAAGYNVLIANTDNEPDRERDQVASLRARQVDGLILATARIEDPVISTLIADKVPIVLVNRVEPDLPIFSVAGDDASGIRQALRHLHELGHRRIAHIAGPSSTSTGVVRRRTFQLEIGELGLAAEDCPIVEAASYQIEDGAGCLRTVLDEHPGVTAVLAANDLLAIGCYEVLAERGLSCPADLSVVGFNDIPFVDKVWPPLTTVHVRHYDFGAEAARLVLEQLRDPAISPKSVLLSVSLVVRGSTAAPPDR from the coding sequence ATGTCAGCCACGCTGCGTGACGTAGCGGCCGCTGCCGGGGTCCATGCGGCGACCGCGTCGCGGGCGCTCAACCCGGAGACGCTCGGCATGGTCAACCCGGCCACCGCCAAACGGGTCCGGGAGGCGGCCGAGCGACTCGGCTACGTGCCGAACCCGATCGCGCGCAGCCTGAAGACCAACCGCACGCTCTCGCTCGGCGCCGTCGTCCCCGACATCACCAACCCCCTCTTCGCGCCGATCATCCGGGGCATCGAGGACGTCGCGGTCGCGGCCGGCTACAACGTGCTGATCGCCAACACCGACAACGAGCCCGACCGCGAGCGCGACCAGGTCGCGAGCCTGCGCGCCCGGCAGGTCGACGGCCTGATCCTGGCCACCGCACGGATCGAGGACCCGGTCATCTCCACCCTGATCGCCGACAAGGTGCCGATCGTGCTCGTCAACCGGGTCGAGCCCGACCTGCCGATCTTCAGTGTCGCCGGCGACGACGCGTCCGGCATCCGGCAGGCGTTGCGGCACCTGCACGAGCTGGGGCATCGCCGGATCGCCCACATCGCCGGCCCGAGCAGCACCTCGACCGGCGTGGTCCGCCGGCGTACCTTCCAGCTCGAGATCGGCGAGCTCGGCCTGGCCGCGGAGGACTGCCCGATCGTCGAGGCGGCCAGCTATCAGATCGAGGACGGCGCGGGCTGCCTGCGCACCGTCCTCGACGAGCACCCCGGTGTCACCGCCGTCCTCGCGGCCAACGACCTCCTCGCGATCGGCTGCTACGAGGTGCTCGCGGAGCGCGGGCTCTCCTGTCCGGCGGACCTCAGCGTGGTCGGCTTCAACGACATCCCCTTCGTCGACAAGGTGTGGCCGCCGCTGACCACCGTCCACGTCCGGCACTACGACTTCGGTGCCGAGGCGGCGCGGCTGGTCCTCGAGCAGCTGCGCGACCCCGCGATCTCGCCGAAGTCGGTGCTGCTCTCGGTGTCCCTCGTGGTCCGCGGCTCGACCGCCGCCCCTCCTGATCGTTGA
- a CDS encoding FAD-binding protein: MPSTPDPGTADRTVPAGTPEYAEALSCFNTLTVHRPARVIAPTTDAEVVAAVARAREDGLRVGFQATGHGARMVDGGALISTRRLDRIAVDPERRTATVGAGVRWADLQAAAGEHGLTGAAGSTGQVGVVGYTVNGGLGLLSRTLGFAADRVRALTVVTGDGVLHRVDAESEPDLFWALRGGGGLGLVTELTFDLAPVPALHAGSYYYAIDDAPSVLAQWLDWARTAPGSVSTSVAVLNVPDRPGLPPAIAGRRVLHLRYAEVGPPGPDAVVVAGFAAPVLGGIGPMACTDTGRIHNEPDDRKPSQQDSLLLDDLDHAGIATFLDAAEAAGSSLIVSELRLMGGAMSAPPAVANAAPGRAARFNLFALGAAAPDPAERDRLGVDAALDRLVDTMAVYGAGATLPAFAGIDRGADRIRAAWSPAELRRLSIIRTTYDPDDTFAPGLRWSPLPAGPAGPSPAELSHPTR, translated from the coding sequence ATGCCTTCGACCCCGGACCCCGGCACCGCGGACCGCACCGTCCCCGCGGGCACACCCGAGTACGCCGAGGCGCTGTCCTGCTTCAACACGCTGACCGTGCACCGGCCCGCGCGGGTGATCGCGCCGACCACGGACGCCGAGGTGGTCGCCGCCGTCGCCCGGGCCCGGGAGGACGGCCTGCGCGTGGGCTTCCAGGCCACGGGGCACGGCGCCCGGATGGTCGACGGCGGCGCGCTGATCAGCACCCGTCGGCTCGACCGGATCGCGGTCGACCCCGAGCGGCGGACCGCGACGGTCGGCGCCGGGGTGCGCTGGGCCGACCTCCAGGCGGCGGCCGGCGAGCACGGCCTCACCGGCGCCGCCGGGTCCACCGGCCAGGTGGGCGTCGTGGGCTACACCGTCAACGGCGGGCTGGGGCTCCTCTCGCGCACCCTCGGGTTCGCGGCCGATCGGGTCCGCGCTCTCACCGTGGTCACCGGCGACGGCGTCCTGCACCGGGTCGACGCGGAGTCCGAGCCCGACCTGTTCTGGGCCCTGCGCGGCGGTGGCGGGCTGGGGCTGGTCACCGAGCTGACCTTCGACCTCGCCCCGGTGCCCGCGCTGCACGCGGGGTCCTACTACTACGCGATCGACGACGCGCCGAGCGTCCTCGCGCAGTGGCTGGACTGGGCCCGGACCGCGCCAGGGAGCGTCTCCACCTCGGTCGCCGTCCTCAACGTCCCCGACCGGCCCGGCCTCCCACCGGCGATCGCCGGCCGGCGGGTGCTGCACCTGCGCTATGCCGAGGTGGGCCCACCCGGACCGGACGCCGTCGTGGTGGCCGGCTTCGCGGCCCCGGTGCTCGGCGGGATCGGCCCGATGGCCTGCACCGACACGGGCCGGATCCACAACGAGCCCGACGACCGCAAGCCCAGCCAGCAGGACTCCCTCCTCCTCGACGACCTCGACCACGCCGGCATCGCCACCTTCCTCGACGCGGCCGAGGCGGCCGGCTCGTCGCTGATCGTCAGCGAGCTGCGGCTGATGGGCGGCGCGATGTCGGCACCGCCTGCAGTGGCGAACGCCGCGCCCGGCCGCGCGGCGCGCTTCAACCTGTTCGCCCTGGGCGCCGCAGCCCCCGATCCCGCCGAGCGGGACCGCCTCGGCGTCGACGCCGCACTCGACCGGCTTGTGGACACGATGGCGGTCTACGGCGCCGGCGCGACGCTGCCCGCCTTCGCGGGGATCGATCGCGGCGCCGACCGGATCCGGGCCGCCTGGTCGCCGGCAGAGCTGCGCCGGCTGAGCATCATCCGCACGACGTACGACCCCGACGACACCTTCGCCCCGGGCCTGCGCTGGTCACCGCTCCCCGCCGGACCGGCCGGCCCATCTCCCGCCGAGCTGTCGCATCCGACCCGTTGA
- a CDS encoding nitrate/nitrite transporter: MTLTSPSGAPPLAPAPDRRRRGRWIADWRPEDPDFWESTGAPIARRNLVWSIFAEHLGFSVWLIWSVSSAFLVAQGFAFSPQQLFLLVAIPNLVGALIRVPYTLAVGRFGGRNWTMVSAGLLLVPTLGFAYAVTRPDTPYWLFCVIAATAGFGGGNFASSMANINFFYPARLKGAALGLNAAGGNLGVALIQLCLPVLVGGAGLFGLVRASEGGVHLERAAWVYAGFAVVAVLAALFRMDNLADARADTRQQLSVLRHRHTWVLALLYIGTFGSFIGYSAALPLLIKLNFWHQAGPGVPGAPGIGIEFASYAFLGALVGSVTRPLGGHLADRYGGARVTLLAFAGLVLGTLGILGTLSLLTPIPTTGVAAQAAAVDANAAVFPLFLGVFLLVFACTGIGNGSTYKMIPALHRADAVLATAAGTPERELALLGGTRRSSAAVGIIGAVGALGGFLIPITFNSPWVSEPLAATRSAFAVFAACYVLCLVVTWAVYCRRGQRYAEAGI; encoded by the coding sequence ATGACCCTGACCAGCCCGAGCGGCGCGCCGCCGCTCGCCCCCGCACCGGACCGGCGCCGTCGGGGCCGGTGGATCGCGGACTGGCGCCCCGAGGACCCGGACTTCTGGGAGAGCACCGGCGCGCCGATCGCCCGGCGCAACCTGGTCTGGTCGATCTTCGCCGAGCACCTCGGCTTCTCCGTGTGGCTGATCTGGAGCGTCAGCTCGGCCTTCCTCGTCGCCCAGGGCTTCGCGTTCTCGCCCCAGCAGCTCTTCCTCCTCGTCGCGATCCCCAACCTGGTGGGCGCGCTGATCCGGGTGCCCTACACCCTGGCCGTGGGCCGCTTCGGCGGCCGCAACTGGACGATGGTCAGCGCGGGGCTGCTGCTCGTGCCGACCCTCGGCTTCGCGTACGCCGTCACCCGGCCCGACACGCCGTACTGGCTGTTCTGCGTGATCGCGGCGACCGCCGGCTTCGGCGGCGGCAACTTCGCCAGCTCGATGGCGAACATCAACTTCTTCTACCCCGCCCGGCTCAAGGGCGCCGCGCTCGGCCTCAACGCCGCGGGCGGCAACCTCGGCGTCGCGCTCATCCAGCTGTGCCTGCCGGTACTCGTCGGCGGCGCCGGCCTCTTCGGGCTGGTCCGGGCCAGCGAGGGCGGGGTCCACCTGGAGCGCGCGGCGTGGGTGTACGCCGGATTCGCTGTCGTGGCCGTCCTGGCCGCCCTGTTCCGGATGGACAACCTCGCCGACGCCCGCGCCGACACCCGCCAGCAGCTGAGCGTGCTGCGGCACCGCCACACCTGGGTGCTGGCGCTCCTCTACATCGGGACGTTCGGGTCGTTCATCGGCTACTCCGCCGCCCTGCCACTGCTGATCAAGCTCAACTTCTGGCACCAGGCCGGGCCGGGCGTCCCCGGCGCCCCGGGGATCGGCATCGAGTTCGCCTCCTACGCCTTCCTCGGCGCGCTGGTCGGCTCGGTCACCCGCCCGCTCGGCGGCCACCTCGCCGACCGGTACGGCGGCGCCCGGGTCACGCTCCTCGCCTTCGCCGGGCTGGTGCTCGGCACGCTCGGCATCCTGGGCACGCTGTCCCTGCTGACCCCGATCCCGACCACCGGGGTCGCGGCGCAGGCCGCCGCCGTCGATGCCAACGCGGCGGTGTTCCCGCTCTTCCTCGGCGTCTTCCTGCTGGTGTTCGCCTGCACGGGCATCGGCAACGGATCGACGTACAAGATGATCCCGGCCCTCCACCGCGCCGACGCGGTGCTCGCGACGGCCGCGGGCACGCCCGAGCGCGAGCTCGCACTGCTCGGCGGCACGCGGCGGTCGTCGGCGGCGGTCGGCATCATCGGCGCCGTCGGCGCGCTCGGCGGCTTCCTCATCCCGATCACGTTCAACAGCCCGTGGGTCAGCGAGCCGCTGGCCGCCACCCGCAGCGCGTTCGCGGTCTTCGCCGCGTGCTACGTCCTCTGCCTCGTCGTCACCTGGGCGGTCTACTGCCGGCGCGGGCAGCGGTACGCCGAGGCCGGGATCTGA
- the gdhA gene encoding NADP-specific glutamate dehydrogenase, with the protein MNPTLQPIFDEILARNPGESEFHQATRELLDSLGPVVARHPEYADAAIIRRVCEPERQIIFRVPWVDDAGQVQLNRGFRVEFNSALGPYKGGLRFHPSVYLGIIKFLGFEQIFKNALTGMPIGGGKGGSDFDPKGRSDAEVMRFCQSFMTELYRHIGEYTDVPAGDIGVGGREIGYLFGQYKRITNRYESGVLTGKGIGWGGSLVRTEATGYGTVYFANEILKARKSSFEGKTVVVSGSGNVAIYAAEKATELGAIVVACSDSSGYVVDEKGLDLDLLKEVKEVRRERLSAYAEARESARFVAGGAERPESSVWEVPCDIALPCATQNELDGAHALTLVRNGCSVVAEGANMPCTPEAVKVLTDAGVAFAPGKAANAGGVATSALEMQQNASRDSWSFAHTEERLEQIMVGIHARCLDTAETYGAPGNYVVGANIAGFTQVADAMLALGVI; encoded by the coding sequence CTGAACCCGACCCTGCAGCCGATCTTCGACGAGATCCTGGCCCGGAATCCCGGCGAATCGGAGTTCCACCAGGCGACGCGCGAGCTGCTGGACAGCCTGGGTCCGGTCGTCGCCCGTCACCCCGAGTACGCCGACGCCGCGATCATCCGCCGCGTGTGCGAGCCCGAGCGCCAGATCATCTTCCGGGTGCCGTGGGTCGACGACGCCGGACAGGTCCAGCTCAACCGCGGCTTCCGGGTGGAGTTCAACTCCGCGCTCGGCCCGTACAAGGGCGGCCTGCGCTTCCACCCCTCGGTCTACCTCGGCATCATCAAGTTCCTCGGCTTCGAGCAGATCTTCAAGAACGCCCTCACCGGCATGCCCATCGGCGGCGGCAAGGGCGGCTCGGACTTCGACCCGAAGGGTCGCAGCGACGCCGAGGTGATGCGCTTCTGCCAGTCGTTCATGACCGAGCTCTACCGCCACATCGGCGAGTACACCGACGTCCCCGCCGGCGACATCGGTGTCGGCGGCCGCGAGATCGGCTACCTGTTCGGGCAGTACAAGCGGATCACCAACCGCTACGAGTCCGGCGTCCTCACCGGCAAGGGCATCGGCTGGGGCGGCTCGCTGGTCCGCACCGAGGCGACCGGCTACGGCACCGTCTACTTCGCCAACGAGATCCTCAAGGCCCGCAAGAGCTCCTTCGAGGGCAAGACCGTCGTCGTCTCGGGCTCCGGCAATGTCGCGATCTATGCCGCCGAGAAGGCGACCGAGCTCGGCGCGATCGTCGTCGCCTGCTCCGACTCCAGCGGCTATGTCGTCGACGAGAAGGGGCTCGACCTCGACCTGCTGAAAGAGGTCAAGGAGGTGCGCCGCGAGCGCCTGTCGGCGTACGCCGAGGCACGCGAGTCGGCTCGCTTCGTCGCCGGCGGCGCCGAGCGCCCGGAGAGCTCGGTGTGGGAGGTCCCCTGCGACATCGCGCTGCCCTGCGCCACCCAGAACGAGCTGGACGGCGCGCACGCGCTGACCCTGGTCCGCAACGGCTGCTCTGTCGTCGCCGAGGGCGCCAACATGCCCTGCACCCCCGAGGCCGTGAAGGTCCTGACCGACGCCGGCGTCGCGTTCGCGCCCGGCAAGGCGGCCAATGCCGGCGGCGTGGCGACCAGCGCGCTGGAGATGCAGCAGAACGCCTCCCGCGACTCGTGGAGCTTCGCCCACACCGAGGAGCGCCTCGAGCAGATCATGGTCGGCATCCACGCCCGCTGCCTGGACACTGCCGAGACCTACGGCGCGCCGGGCAACTACGTCGTCGGTGCCAATATCGCCGGCTTCACCCAGGTCGCGGACGCGATGCTGGCCCTCGGCGTGATCTGA